The following proteins are co-located in the Takifugu flavidus isolate HTHZ2018 chromosome 16, ASM371156v2, whole genome shotgun sequence genome:
- the plekhh1 gene encoding pleckstrin homology domain-containing family H member 1 isoform X1: protein MADVLESSGGSGAVRAASVDWQQRCVALEMQLLRFRIQAGKIRELLAEKMQELEQRVVEADQRAENAEKQIHAMEEKLKSANIQTSESESLLYRRHQDLTIQVQEKDAAIQRLETQLEKQVLVRAQEAKVIEEKAAKIKDWVTLKLKEMEQENQQLKMANLKQTEQIMLLQDKLQALLEKASASGSPATSPGADTHLVPSSPIFPPSCPGTPPAQDDGWRQTCPRGARTSPADVKKTLEHSSKGICLGDLAAQDAPLWTREGLSSPVSICRPEPSMSPECPLGGFDRDNSSDELNDKFRSQCLHSSTSSSSSSSAYEMAHGPSSPEPTIRLTSLSRSPSTNNPFPNVPVQQSGASMTLPKVRTPLTPRDSIQLVKKHYSQPQPSLDRLHPLNANANADVTTASSTSSTLKSTGTATVAFSQVIEETDIDDGLSDSMDGVVEGTGLEPLRDGVSFVGLAEELERLDPESLKPPTPPLHRFPSWESRIYAVAKSGMRVSEAEPGARSPGQGSSLPQYSTTGPFSPLIYKNISVPVYTTLKGRATQISSVPLPDDESGSEDDSSSLASLRTSIISPDKKGSVPGSPRAVKRGVSMSSISSESDYAIPPDAYSMDSDYSEPEHKVLRTSSYSCESAGPEVLEKSGYLLKMGNRVKAWKRRWFILRNGEILYYKSPSDVIRKPQGQIELNSCCRIVRGEGAQTFQLITEKKTFYLTADSPNILEDWIRVLQNIIKVQASGPLTVEASAKPTIRGWLTKVKHGHSKLVWCSLVGKVFSYYRIQEDKLPLGQLQMREASVQEVDRSCDSDEDYETGSRGFLSSHCTLVVKPRDQSPTYLLIGTRQEKDTWLYHLMVAAGSSATFNVGTEYERLIGTLLDADGDPESALWRSEALSFCKEGLRSPLTTLPSEALQTEALKLFKSCQLFINVLVESPSVDYHTSLAQNALQVCLTHPELQNEMYCQLIKQTNQRMPHNYSLTQCWQLLSLCVALFLPQQHFLWYLKQYLQRNADPRSEVGKYAVYCQRSVERTLTNGEREARPSRMEIVSILLRNPYHHSLPFSIPVHFMNSTYQVVGFDGSTTVEEFLHTLNQRIGVRKPQLSGFALFTDHPSGKEPEHCLQPSAKICDVISKWEQALKELHPGKNEGTRIVRLTYKSRLCFRAQVKGETERERLLLAYQVNDEVQQGHFPVNKELALEVAALLAQVEHGDLEKPAAASPQPKSQLLLLQVLDRFYPKRYRQDCAPEQLRDLAERLANKWSMLRGCSASECVRIYLTVARKWPLFGAKLYSAKPVPPSSVEQTQVWLAVNEDGLCVLDFTMNTLFTYPYQCVVTFGGCRDDFMVVTSQQGEPGVGRRGVEKLVFAMAKPKILELTLLMADYMNHWNPGVSPASHKPGGQHWDMDGRHFPAMNYTTKGPTLL, encoded by the exons ATGGCTGACGTGCTGGAGAGCAGCGGAGGGTCAGGAGCTGTCAGGGCGGCGAGCGTGGACTGGCAGCAGCGCTGCGTCGCTCTGGAGATGCAGCTCCTGAGGTTCCGGATCCAGGCGGGGAAAATCAGAGAGCTGCTGGCGGAGAAG atgcaggagctggagcagagggtGGTCGAGGCTGACCAGCGGGCGGAGAACGCTGAGAAACAG ATCCATGCCatggaagaaaagctgaaatcCGCCAACATCCAAACCAGTGAATCGGAGAGCCTTTTGTACAGGAGGCATCAAGATCTGACCATCCAGGTTCAGGAAAAAGACGCCGCGATACAAAGATTAGAGACgcagctggaaaaacag GTCTTAGTCAGAGCCCAGGAGGCTAAAGTTATTGAGGAGAAGGCGGCAAAGATTAAAGACTGGGTCACCTTGAAGCTTAAAGAG ATGGAACAAGAGAAccagcagctgaaaatggcCAACCTGAAACAGACGGAACAGATAATGTTGTTGCAGGACAAACTACAAG CACTTCTGGAGAAAGCCTCCGCCTCTGGATCTCCCGCCACCTCTCCTGGAGCGGATACGCACCTGGTGCCCAGCAGTCCGATCTTTCCCCCCAGCTGCCCCGGCACTCCGCCTGCGCAGGATGACGGCTGGAGGCAGACCTGCCCCCGGGGGGCCAGAACCTCTCCGGCAG ATGTGAAAAAGACGCTGGAACATTCCTCTAAGGGGATTTGCCTCGGAGACCTCGCGGCCCAAGATGCTCCGCTGTGGACCAGGGAGGGCCTCAGTAGTCCAGTTTCTATTTGCAGACCCGAGCCCTCGATGAGTCCAGAGTGTCCCTTGGGGGGCTTTGACAGAGACAACTCGTCTGATGAGCTCAATGACAAGTTCCGCTCCCAGTGCCTGCACTCTTCCACAtcgtcctcatcttcctcctcagcctatGAGATGGCCCATGGACCAAGTTCCCCCGAGCCCACCATCAGATTGACATCCCTGTCGCGCTCCCCGTCAACCAACAACCCATTCCCAAACGTTCCGGTTCAACAGTCGGGCGCCAGCATGACACTCCCAAAAGTCCGGACCCCGCTCACCCCCAGAGACAGCATCCAACTGGTCAAGAAGCACTACAGCCAACCGCAGCCCAGCCTGGACCGGCTCCATCCGCtcaacgctaacgctaacgcagACGTCACGACagcgtcctccacctcctccaccctgaaGAGCACGGGCACCGCCACCGTGGCCTTCTCGCAGGTCATAGAGGAAACAGACATCGACGATGGGCTGTCTGACAGCATGGACGGGGTGGTGGAGGGTACGGGACTAGAACCACTCAGGGACGGAGTCTCTTTTGTGGGACTCGCTGAGGAACTGGAGCGGCTGGATCCTGAATCTCTGAAGCCACCgacacctcctttacaccgctTCCCTTCATGG GAGAGCCGGATCTATGCGGTGGCTAAATCAGGAATGAGAGTATCAGAAGCTGAACCTGGAGCCAGGAGCCCCGGACAGG GGTCCAGCTTACCTCAGTATTCGACGACGGGCCCGTTCAGTCCGCTGATCTATAAGAACATCAGCGTTCCGGTCTACACCACGCTGAAGGGG AGAGCCACTCAGATCAGCAGCGTGCCGCTGCCCGATGACGAGTCTGGGTCTGAGGACGACAGCAGCTCCCTGGCCAGTTTACGGACCTCCATCATCAGCCCGGACAAGAAGGGAAGTGTCCCGGGAAGCCCGCGAGCTGTCAAACGAG GTGTGTCCATGTCCTCCATCAGCTCAGAGAGTGATTATGCCATTCCTCCTGACGCCTACTCTATGGACAGCGACTACTCGGAGCCGGAGCATAAGGTCCTGCGCACCTCCTCTTACTCCTGCGAGAGCGCCGGACCT gaggtgctggagaagTCTGGGTACCTGCTGAAGATGGGGAATCGGGTCAAGGCCTGGAAGCGGCGCTGGTTCATCCTGAGGAACGGAGAGATCCTCTACTACAAATCGCCG AGTGACGTCATCCGTAAACCGCAGGGGCAGATTGAGCTGAACTCCTGCTGTCGCATCGTACGTGGAGAAGGAGCACAGACGTTTCAG CTGATTACTGAAAAGAAGACCTTCTACCTGACCGCCGACTCACCCAATATCCTGGAGGACTGGATCAGGGTTCTGCAGAACATCATCAAAGTCCAGGCCAGCGGCCCGCTGACGGTGGAGGCCTCTGCCAAGCCCACCATCAGGGGTTGGCTCACAAAG GTCAAACACGGACACTCTAAGCTGGTCTGGTGCTCTTTGGTCGGAAAAGTCTTCAGCTACTACCGAATCCAGGAAGACAAG TTGCCTCTGGGGCAGCTGCAGATGCGCGAGGCCTCCGTACAGGAAGTGGATCGCTCCTGCGATTCGGACGAGGACTACGAGACGGGCAGCCGTGGCTTCCTGTCCTCTCACTGCACACTGGTGGTGAAGCCCAGAGACCAGAGTCCTACTTACCTGCTCATCGGCACCAGGCAGGAGAAG gacACGTGGTTGTACCACCTGATGGTGGCAGCGGGCAGCAGCGCCACCTTCAATGTGGGCACAGAGTACGAGCGGCTCATCGGGACACTCCTGGATGCTGACGGAGACCCAG AATCGGCCTTGTGGAGGAGCGAGGCCTTGAGTTTCTGTAAGGAGGGTCTGCGCTCGCCTCTCACCACGCTGCcctctgaagctctgcagacCGAGGCTCTCAAGCTTTTCAAG TCCTGTCAGCTCTTCATCAACGTGCTGGTGGAGTCTCCCTCTGTTGATTACCACACCTCACTGGCCCAGAATGCCTTGCAGGTGTGCCTGACGCACCCGGAGCTCCAGAATGAGATGTACTGTCAGCTCATCAAGCAGACCAACCAGAGGATGCCGCACAACTACTCCCTGACACAG TGCTGGCAGCTGCTGTCCCTGTGCGTCGCTCTCTTCCTTCCCCAACAACATTTCCTGTGGTACCTGAAACAGTACCTGCAACGCAACGCAGACCCAAG GAGCGAGGTGGGGAAGTATGCCGTGTACTGCCAGAGGTCCGTGGAGCGGACGCTCACCAACGGGGAGCGGGAGGCCAGACCTTCGCGTATGGAGATCGTCTCCATCCTGCTGAGGAACCCGTACCACCACTCCTTGCCGTTCAGCATCCCAGTGCATTTCATGAACAGCACCTACCAG GTGGTGGGTTTCGACGGCTCCACCACGGTGGAGGAGTTCCTCCACACGCTGAACCAGAGGATCGGTGTCAGGAAGCCTCAGCTCTCTGGATTTGCCCTGTTCACCGATCACCCGTCCGGCAAAGAACCGGAACACTGTCTACAGCCGTCTGCCAAG atttgtgatgtcatttccaaGTGGGAGCAGGCCCTGAAAGAACTGCATCCTGGGAAAAACGAGGGGACTCGGATCGTACGGCTAACATATAAAAGCAG GCTGTGTTTTAGAGCTCAGGTGAAAGGAGAAACGGAGCGAGagcgcctcctgctggcctACCAGGTGAACGACGAGGTCCAGCAGGGCCACTTTCCTGTCAACAAAGAGCTGGCTCTGGAGGTGGCTGCTCTCCTGGCACAG GTGGAACACGGCGATCTGGAGAAACCTGCTGCCGCCTCCCCTCAGCCCAAgtctcagctgctcctgctgcaggtcttGGATCGCTTCTACCCCAAACGCTACAGACAGGACTGCGCCCCGGAGCAGCTCAG AGATCTCGCCGAGCGTCTGGCTAACAAGTGGTCCATGCTACGTGGGTGCAGCGCGTCCGAGTGTGTGAGGATCTATCTGACGGTGGCTCGGAAATGGCCCCTGTTCGGAGCCAAGCTCTACAGCGCCAAG CCCGTTCCGCCGTCTTCTGTTGAGCAGACCCAGGTGTGGCTGGCGGTCAACGAGGACGGGCTGTGCGTGCTCGACTTTACCATG AACACGCTGTTCACATATCCCTACCAGTGTGTGGTCACCTTTGGCGGTTGCCGTGACGACTTCATGGTGGTCACCAGCCAGCAGGGAGAGCCTGGTGTCGGGAGGAGGGGCGTGGAGAAGCTGGTGTTTGCGATGGCGAAACCAAAG ATTCTGGAGCTGACCCTGCTCATGGCCGACTACATGAACCACTGGAACCCCGGCGTCTCACCCGCCTCGCACAAGCCGGGGGGGCAACACTGGGACATGGACGGCAGACACTTTCCCGCTATGAACTACACCACCAAGGGCCCCACGCTGCTGTGA
- the plekhh1 gene encoding pleckstrin homology domain-containing family H member 1 isoform X2, whose translation MRKVLHRVSEDDSGWTLKTRRRLVTHHQPLAHANVASKEHSHGMQELEQRVVEADQRAENAEKQIHAMEEKLKSANIQTSESESLLYRRHQDLTIQVQEKDAAIQRLETQLEKQVLVRAQEAKVIEEKAAKIKDWVTLKLKEMEQENQQLKMANLKQTEQIMLLQDKLQALLEKASASGSPATSPGADTHLVPSSPIFPPSCPGTPPAQDDGWRQTCPRGARTSPADVKKTLEHSSKGICLGDLAAQDAPLWTREGLSSPVSICRPEPSMSPECPLGGFDRDNSSDELNDKFRSQCLHSSTSSSSSSSAYEMAHGPSSPEPTIRLTSLSRSPSTNNPFPNVPVQQSGASMTLPKVRTPLTPRDSIQLVKKHYSQPQPSLDRLHPLNANANADVTTASSTSSTLKSTGTATVAFSQVIEETDIDDGLSDSMDGVVEGTGLEPLRDGVSFVGLAEELERLDPESLKPPTPPLHRFPSWESRIYAVAKSGMRVSEAEPGARSPGQGSSLPQYSTTGPFSPLIYKNISVPVYTTLKGRATQISSVPLPDDESGSEDDSSSLASLRTSIISPDKKGSVPGSPRAVKRGVSMSSISSESDYAIPPDAYSMDSDYSEPEHKVLRTSSYSCESAGPEVLEKSGYLLKMGNRVKAWKRRWFILRNGEILYYKSPSDVIRKPQGQIELNSCCRIVRGEGAQTFQLITEKKTFYLTADSPNILEDWIRVLQNIIKVQASGPLTVEASAKPTIRGWLTKVKHGHSKLVWCSLVGKVFSYYRIQEDKLPLGQLQMREASVQEVDRSCDSDEDYETGSRGFLSSHCTLVVKPRDQSPTYLLIGTRQEKDTWLYHLMVAAGSSATFNVGTEYERLIGTLLDADGDPESALWRSEALSFCKEGLRSPLTTLPSEALQTEALKLFKSCQLFINVLVESPSVDYHTSLAQNALQVCLTHPELQNEMYCQLIKQTNQRMPHNYSLTQCWQLLSLCVALFLPQQHFLWYLKQYLQRNADPRSEVGKYAVYCQRSVERTLTNGEREARPSRMEIVSILLRNPYHHSLPFSIPVHFMNSTYQVVGFDGSTTVEEFLHTLNQRIGVRKPQLSGFALFTDHPSGKEPEHCLQPSAKICDVISKWEQALKELHPGKNEGTRIVRLTYKSRLCFRAQVKGETERERLLLAYQVNDEVQQGHFPVNKELALEVAALLAQVEHGDLEKPAAASPQPKSQLLLLQVLDRFYPKRYRQDCAPEQLRDLAERLANKWSMLRGCSASECVRIYLTVARKWPLFGAKLYSAKPVPPSSVEQTQVWLAVNEDGLCVLDFTMNTLFTYPYQCVVTFGGCRDDFMVVTSQQGEPGVGRRGVEKLVFAMAKPKILELTLLMADYMNHWNPGVSPASHKPGGQHWDMDGRHFPAMNYTTKGPTLL comes from the exons ATGAGAAAAGTACTTCACAGGGTGTCGGAGGACGACAGCGGTTGGACCTTAAAGACCAGGCGTCGTCTGGTTACTCACCACCAGCCGTTAGCACATGCTAATGTGGCTTCAAAGGAGCATTCGCACGGT atgcaggagctggagcagagggtGGTCGAGGCTGACCAGCGGGCGGAGAACGCTGAGAAACAG ATCCATGCCatggaagaaaagctgaaatcCGCCAACATCCAAACCAGTGAATCGGAGAGCCTTTTGTACAGGAGGCATCAAGATCTGACCATCCAGGTTCAGGAAAAAGACGCCGCGATACAAAGATTAGAGACgcagctggaaaaacag GTCTTAGTCAGAGCCCAGGAGGCTAAAGTTATTGAGGAGAAGGCGGCAAAGATTAAAGACTGGGTCACCTTGAAGCTTAAAGAG ATGGAACAAGAGAAccagcagctgaaaatggcCAACCTGAAACAGACGGAACAGATAATGTTGTTGCAGGACAAACTACAAG CACTTCTGGAGAAAGCCTCCGCCTCTGGATCTCCCGCCACCTCTCCTGGAGCGGATACGCACCTGGTGCCCAGCAGTCCGATCTTTCCCCCCAGCTGCCCCGGCACTCCGCCTGCGCAGGATGACGGCTGGAGGCAGACCTGCCCCCGGGGGGCCAGAACCTCTCCGGCAG ATGTGAAAAAGACGCTGGAACATTCCTCTAAGGGGATTTGCCTCGGAGACCTCGCGGCCCAAGATGCTCCGCTGTGGACCAGGGAGGGCCTCAGTAGTCCAGTTTCTATTTGCAGACCCGAGCCCTCGATGAGTCCAGAGTGTCCCTTGGGGGGCTTTGACAGAGACAACTCGTCTGATGAGCTCAATGACAAGTTCCGCTCCCAGTGCCTGCACTCTTCCACAtcgtcctcatcttcctcctcagcctatGAGATGGCCCATGGACCAAGTTCCCCCGAGCCCACCATCAGATTGACATCCCTGTCGCGCTCCCCGTCAACCAACAACCCATTCCCAAACGTTCCGGTTCAACAGTCGGGCGCCAGCATGACACTCCCAAAAGTCCGGACCCCGCTCACCCCCAGAGACAGCATCCAACTGGTCAAGAAGCACTACAGCCAACCGCAGCCCAGCCTGGACCGGCTCCATCCGCtcaacgctaacgctaacgcagACGTCACGACagcgtcctccacctcctccaccctgaaGAGCACGGGCACCGCCACCGTGGCCTTCTCGCAGGTCATAGAGGAAACAGACATCGACGATGGGCTGTCTGACAGCATGGACGGGGTGGTGGAGGGTACGGGACTAGAACCACTCAGGGACGGAGTCTCTTTTGTGGGACTCGCTGAGGAACTGGAGCGGCTGGATCCTGAATCTCTGAAGCCACCgacacctcctttacaccgctTCCCTTCATGG GAGAGCCGGATCTATGCGGTGGCTAAATCAGGAATGAGAGTATCAGAAGCTGAACCTGGAGCCAGGAGCCCCGGACAGG GGTCCAGCTTACCTCAGTATTCGACGACGGGCCCGTTCAGTCCGCTGATCTATAAGAACATCAGCGTTCCGGTCTACACCACGCTGAAGGGG AGAGCCACTCAGATCAGCAGCGTGCCGCTGCCCGATGACGAGTCTGGGTCTGAGGACGACAGCAGCTCCCTGGCCAGTTTACGGACCTCCATCATCAGCCCGGACAAGAAGGGAAGTGTCCCGGGAAGCCCGCGAGCTGTCAAACGAG GTGTGTCCATGTCCTCCATCAGCTCAGAGAGTGATTATGCCATTCCTCCTGACGCCTACTCTATGGACAGCGACTACTCGGAGCCGGAGCATAAGGTCCTGCGCACCTCCTCTTACTCCTGCGAGAGCGCCGGACCT gaggtgctggagaagTCTGGGTACCTGCTGAAGATGGGGAATCGGGTCAAGGCCTGGAAGCGGCGCTGGTTCATCCTGAGGAACGGAGAGATCCTCTACTACAAATCGCCG AGTGACGTCATCCGTAAACCGCAGGGGCAGATTGAGCTGAACTCCTGCTGTCGCATCGTACGTGGAGAAGGAGCACAGACGTTTCAG CTGATTACTGAAAAGAAGACCTTCTACCTGACCGCCGACTCACCCAATATCCTGGAGGACTGGATCAGGGTTCTGCAGAACATCATCAAAGTCCAGGCCAGCGGCCCGCTGACGGTGGAGGCCTCTGCCAAGCCCACCATCAGGGGTTGGCTCACAAAG GTCAAACACGGACACTCTAAGCTGGTCTGGTGCTCTTTGGTCGGAAAAGTCTTCAGCTACTACCGAATCCAGGAAGACAAG TTGCCTCTGGGGCAGCTGCAGATGCGCGAGGCCTCCGTACAGGAAGTGGATCGCTCCTGCGATTCGGACGAGGACTACGAGACGGGCAGCCGTGGCTTCCTGTCCTCTCACTGCACACTGGTGGTGAAGCCCAGAGACCAGAGTCCTACTTACCTGCTCATCGGCACCAGGCAGGAGAAG gacACGTGGTTGTACCACCTGATGGTGGCAGCGGGCAGCAGCGCCACCTTCAATGTGGGCACAGAGTACGAGCGGCTCATCGGGACACTCCTGGATGCTGACGGAGACCCAG AATCGGCCTTGTGGAGGAGCGAGGCCTTGAGTTTCTGTAAGGAGGGTCTGCGCTCGCCTCTCACCACGCTGCcctctgaagctctgcagacCGAGGCTCTCAAGCTTTTCAAG TCCTGTCAGCTCTTCATCAACGTGCTGGTGGAGTCTCCCTCTGTTGATTACCACACCTCACTGGCCCAGAATGCCTTGCAGGTGTGCCTGACGCACCCGGAGCTCCAGAATGAGATGTACTGTCAGCTCATCAAGCAGACCAACCAGAGGATGCCGCACAACTACTCCCTGACACAG TGCTGGCAGCTGCTGTCCCTGTGCGTCGCTCTCTTCCTTCCCCAACAACATTTCCTGTGGTACCTGAAACAGTACCTGCAACGCAACGCAGACCCAAG GAGCGAGGTGGGGAAGTATGCCGTGTACTGCCAGAGGTCCGTGGAGCGGACGCTCACCAACGGGGAGCGGGAGGCCAGACCTTCGCGTATGGAGATCGTCTCCATCCTGCTGAGGAACCCGTACCACCACTCCTTGCCGTTCAGCATCCCAGTGCATTTCATGAACAGCACCTACCAG GTGGTGGGTTTCGACGGCTCCACCACGGTGGAGGAGTTCCTCCACACGCTGAACCAGAGGATCGGTGTCAGGAAGCCTCAGCTCTCTGGATTTGCCCTGTTCACCGATCACCCGTCCGGCAAAGAACCGGAACACTGTCTACAGCCGTCTGCCAAG atttgtgatgtcatttccaaGTGGGAGCAGGCCCTGAAAGAACTGCATCCTGGGAAAAACGAGGGGACTCGGATCGTACGGCTAACATATAAAAGCAG GCTGTGTTTTAGAGCTCAGGTGAAAGGAGAAACGGAGCGAGagcgcctcctgctggcctACCAGGTGAACGACGAGGTCCAGCAGGGCCACTTTCCTGTCAACAAAGAGCTGGCTCTGGAGGTGGCTGCTCTCCTGGCACAG GTGGAACACGGCGATCTGGAGAAACCTGCTGCCGCCTCCCCTCAGCCCAAgtctcagctgctcctgctgcaggtcttGGATCGCTTCTACCCCAAACGCTACAGACAGGACTGCGCCCCGGAGCAGCTCAG AGATCTCGCCGAGCGTCTGGCTAACAAGTGGTCCATGCTACGTGGGTGCAGCGCGTCCGAGTGTGTGAGGATCTATCTGACGGTGGCTCGGAAATGGCCCCTGTTCGGAGCCAAGCTCTACAGCGCCAAG CCCGTTCCGCCGTCTTCTGTTGAGCAGACCCAGGTGTGGCTGGCGGTCAACGAGGACGGGCTGTGCGTGCTCGACTTTACCATG AACACGCTGTTCACATATCCCTACCAGTGTGTGGTCACCTTTGGCGGTTGCCGTGACGACTTCATGGTGGTCACCAGCCAGCAGGGAGAGCCTGGTGTCGGGAGGAGGGGCGTGGAGAAGCTGGTGTTTGCGATGGCGAAACCAAAG ATTCTGGAGCTGACCCTGCTCATGGCCGACTACATGAACCACTGGAACCCCGGCGTCTCACCCGCCTCGCACAAGCCGGGGGGGCAACACTGGGACATGGACGGCAGACACTTTCCCGCTATGAACTACACCACCAAGGGCCCCACGCTGCTGTGA